The region TCGCAGCACGACCACCGCGAATGCGCCTTCTGCGCGAACCCAGGCGAGCCGCCTCCGCCGGAAATCCGCCGCGCGATTCAATTTATTCGCTTCGCCTCTCTCTCCGTCTCGGCCTATGCGACGCCTGCCTGCGATCATGCTTTCCCGGTGGCGACAGGAGGTCGCAAGCGGGTCCGGACAGGGCGATGCAGGAGAAGGATCCCCGGTCGCCGTCGCGATCGAACGGCGATCCAGCGCAAGCAAGCGCAATCCGGAACAGACGATAGATCCGTTTCCATTCAGACCAAGGAGTAGGCATGTTGTCCAAGAGTATCCAGGGGCCCGTCGTACTGTGCCTGACGCTGCTCGCGAGCAGTGCCGGTGCGTTCGGCGCCCCGAGTTCGAGTTTCAGCCACGGTTTTGCGCGCGACGCGCAAAGCGAAACTGTCATGTCCAACCGTAGCGATGCGCTGCGTCCGTCGACGCCGATGTTCACCCAAGCCGGCTTCGGTCACTCCGACAGCCGTCATCCGGTGGCCCTCGTCGAAGACAGCGTGCGCGGCTTCAAGCGCTACGAACCGCTCGCCGCGGCGGACCTGGTCACCAACAGCGTCGACGGCGCGACCTCGACGGTCGCCTTGCGCGGTTCGATCGGCAGCGGCGCCTCGTTGAGCTACAGCATCGTCGAATCGCCGCGGCACGGTGCGGTGAGTTTGCAGGACGGTCAGGCGACCTATACGCCCGATCCGGATTTCGAAGGGGTCGATACCTACACCTATCGCGTCCATGCCGGCGATGCCAGCGTCGATGCCGTGGTGGCGGTGACTTCGATCCGCGGCCGGGCGCTGCCGCCGAGCGCCGCCGCGGCCTTGTAAACGCAGTTGCAGGGTTTTGCTGCTGTCGCGATCGATCTCGCGGCGGCGACGCAGGTACCCCTCAGAAAGGGGTAGGGGACGGTTTCCCGCGCCACGCGCGAAAGCCGACAACGCAGCCTCCAGGCCTACGTCCGCGCAGATAGCGCGGCGGGTCCGCCGATCACCGCGTCGTGGTGGTGACGGCAGGGCTGCGTCTTCCCCGGTGTCGACCGGTCCGCGGCGTCCGCCGGCTTCGAGCCTGGCGGGCGCCGCGGCCGGCACGGACCGCAAGGTTTGGAATCTTTCATCTCCGTCAGTGATGAAAGCAGGGACGGGCAGGGATCGCCCGCGCTGTCGGCGGCTCCGGCCGTCGTCCGCCGCGAACTGGGATCGCGGCGGCGCGTCCGGAGCCGGCGGCGGTGATCATCGGTTGCTCGTAGCCCAGCCTCGCCGGCCGAGGGGCGACGATGTCCCGTCTGCCGCCTCGCTGGCCGCTCTCTCGGCTGCGCGTTTGCCGGTGCGGTTCGGCTGGGAGCCAGGCGCCGCAGACGCCGGAAGGCTGACTGCGGCTCGCATGCAGCCGCGAATCCGTCGCAAAACCGACGACGGGACTTGCATCGGGCGCCGGACACGACGACGATGCGGCCTCGGCTTGGGGAGGCCTGCAATGGAACTACTGACGCTGGAACACTTCGCTGCGCACGTGAACGAGACCTACTCGGCGCAGCTCAACGACAACGAAGTGCCGTTCGTGCTGGTCGAGGCGCGGGCGTTGAGCACGCGTCCGCAGCAGGGCGAACGTGCGGCGTTCTCGCTGCTGTTCCGCAACGGCTCGTCTTTCCTGTTTCCGCAGCAGATCTACATGATGCGCCACGACTCCATCGGCGAAGTCGGCATCTTCCTGGTGCCGGTCGCGCGCGAGCGCGAAGGCTTTTTGTACCAGGCGATCTTCAACTGAAGCCAGCGCGCACGGGCCGTGTTGCGGCCGATTCTTGCGCTGCGGTTGATTCCTGAGTTTGGACGAGTCCGCATCGCGTGATGCGCTGCCGGCCGGCGATGCAGTGACGGGGCGCTTCAGCCCTGGGCCGGCGTCCAACGCATCATGATGTGGGTCGGCAGGGCTTCGACGACGCGGAAGCCGAGGCGGTCGTACAGCTGTTGCGCTGCGGTATTGGCGGACTCGACGTGCAGGCGCATGCCGCGCCCGAGCGCGGCGGCTTCCTGCTGCGCCATCGCGATCAGCGCGCCGCCCAGGCCTTGCCCGCAGCTCGCCGGCGCCAGGCTGATGTCGACCAGCAAGTGCTCGCGCGCCTCGCGTAACAGATAGAAGCGTCCGACCGGGCGGCCGGCCTGCTCGACGATGAGGAACTCGGCTTCGCCGTAGTGGCGCAGGTAGTGCACGTGCTGGAGCATGAACTGCTGGTCGAGAAAGGCGTGCAGGGCCGATTGCGGCCAGCCCAACTCGGCGAACTCCGGCGCCCGCAGATCGCGATAAAGCAGGCGCAGCCAGTCGATGTCCTCGCCGCACGCCGCACGCAGGCCGATCCCGCGCCCGCTCAGCGACGCGGGTAGGGGCCCTATGCCGCTGCGTTCTTGCGGGAACGACAGCGGCGCGGCGGAGTGCATGACGTTCAAGCGATTGGCTCAAGGTTCAAGCGATTTGCCTGAGATTTAACCTATCAAGGGAACGACGGGAAGATACCCTGCAGGGCGATGCAGAAGTTCATCGCCAGGTAAGGCTGCCGGTTCTCATGCGGCTGACCACCGCCGGTCGGGCCGATCATGTTCGGCGGGAACGGCGAATTGGCGGTGGGGGCGGAAGTGAACGCCGAGGCCGCCGGACTGCCGAGCGCGACGCCGTTGGCCGGTGCCGACTGCCGCTTACTCACATCGTTTTGGTTGTAGATCTGCATCGTGTGGGTATGCGCCGGCATCTCCTGGGTGGTCAGGGTGACGCTGTTGGAACCGAAGTTTTCGCCGATCTGGTGCGGGGTGAGTCCCGGCGGCGAGCCCACCGGGCTTTGGTTGCAGCCGGCGCGGTTGACGAAGTTAGGCAGTTGGAAGGTGGTGGTTCCATTGCCGCCGTACTGGGTGCCCAGCAGCGCGAACAGCGCGGTGTTCTGCTGGATCGCCAAGGTCGCGCCGTTGCAGAACGCCCAACCGCGCGGCGCGAAGTTGAAACCGAAGATCTGGATCTGGCCGATGAAAGGTTCGGTCATGGTGATGTCCTCTGGAATGCGATCGGCGAGATCAGCTTTGCTGCGGGAAGATGCCGGCCCAGGCGATGCAGTACTGCACCGTCAAAGTCGGCATCAGGTTGGCGTGCGGCTGGGTGTTGCCGGCCGGCGTCACGGCGGTGGCGGCTTCCGGGATCGGCGGCAGGCCAGTGATGTCGGTCAGATACATGGTGTCGCCGGACAAGGCGCCGGGCTGCACGTTCGCCGCCGGCGTGTTGGAGGTGGCCAGCGAAGTGGTGGCGAACATGGTGTGGGTGTGCGCGGGCATCTGGGTACCGATCAGGGTCACGCTTTCGCTGCCGCTGGCCTGGCCGATGACGTAGTTGCTCAGCCCCGGGCCGGTGCCGCTGTGGATCGGCACGCGGCTACGCAGGTCGGGCACGGCGAAGGTGCTCTGGCCGTCGCCGCCGTAGGTGGTGCCGATCAGGGTGAACAAGACCTCGTATTCGGAGATCGGTTGCAGGCTGCCGTCGCAGGGGAACCAACCGTTAGGGGTGCGGCCGAAGCCGAATAGACGGATTTCTCCGACGAAGGGTTCGCTCATGATGTGTACTCCGGAACGGAATGCTTTGATTGGCGTCGCGAGGACGCCCCGCTGGTCGGCCGCGTCAGTTGCGCGATGGGAAAATGCCGCTCAGAGCGATGCAGAAGTTGATCGCCAGGTAGGGCTGCAGATTGTTGTGCGGTTGCGTGCCGCCGCTCGAGCCGAGCACGGCTTGCGACAAGGCCACCTGCGGGCCGCCGACGTCGGCGTACAGCGGGATCGTGCAGTTGCCGTACAAGGAGTCGCGTGCGCCGCGTGAATTGGCGTTGGCGCTGGTGCCGACGAGGCCATGGTTGTGCGCCGGCAACTGCGTCGTCAGCAGGGTGACGTTCTCGACGCCGCCGGTTTCGCCCAACTGATAGGCCGTCGGGTTCCAGCCGCCATCGGCGGACTGGCCGAACCCGACCGGCGTGCGGCTGCGCAGGTCCGGCAGTTGGAAGGTGGTCTGGCCGTTGCCGCCGTAGGTCGTGCCCAGCAGCGAGAACAAGGCCTGGTTCTGTGCGATCGGCAGGATTTGGCCGGCGCAGAACGCGAAACCCTTCGGGGCGAAATTGAACCCCACCGTGATGATCTGTCCCAGGAATACTTCTGTCATCTCTTCCCCCAGAGGATGTCGTCCGGGCACCGTGCGAGCCCGGACTGCGTACCGGAGAGCCCCGCCCGCACGGCCCGCCCGCGCACGGCGGAGGGGGCCGATCCGAGCGGATCCGGCATGGCGCCGAAGCGCCATGACTTTCCTTAACGCAATGAGGCGGCGAAAGCGGCCGGTTCCGGCGCCGATTTGCGTACTAGATCAAGGATAGGGGTGCGCCGAGGCCATTCGGCGCGTGGGACCAGACCAGGTCGAACAGGCGGAACGTCGGCGGCGGCAGCGGAGAAACCGCGCCACCGGTCGATGTCAGGGGATCGGAATCATGCATCTGCATTGGGCACGTCGCGCGGGCATCTCGAATGTCGGGCGTCAGGGACGGTACCTGCAACTGGGTCTGGGCCTGCTCCTGCTGTGTCTGGCTGGGTTGTGGTCCACGATGGCCGTTGCCGCGCCGTCGCCGCATTGCGGGCCGTTCAATATCTCCGTGGTTAATGGCGGCACGCAGATCATCAATGCCAGCGCCTGCGACGGCCCGGACAACGGCGGCATCGGCGGCATCGTGACCCACCCGGCACACGGCACCGCGACGAGCGATCAGTTCGGCCAGACGGTGACCTACGTGCATAACGGCAACACGGCGACCAGCGACACCTTCGTGTTCGGCGACGGCCTCGGCAACGATGTCACCGTCAACGTCACCATCGGCGCGCCGACCTCGCCGATCATCGTCAGCCCGGCCTCGATCTCGCCGGTCCTGGGCGTGCCCTTCAGTCAGGCGCTGAGCGCCACCGGCGGTGTCGGGCCCTATAGCTTCGTGCATACCAGCGGCACCTTGCCGACTGGCCTGACCTTCTCCGGCGGCGCCTTCGGCGGCACCCCGACCCAGCGCGGCAACTTCGCGGTCAACATCACCGTGACCGATTCGACCACGCCGACGCCGCTGACTACGGTCAAGTCTTATGCGATCGTCATTCCCATCGTGGCGCCGGTGATCTCGCCGACGACCCTGCCGGCGATGGCGGTCGGCATTCCCTACAACACGACTTTGAGCAGCAGCGGCGGCGTTGCGCCGTACATCTATTCGGTGCAGGCCGCGCCGGACCTGTTGCCGCCGGGCCTGAGCCTGAGCAGCGGCGGCGTGATCAGCGGCACCCCGACCACCACCGGCACCTACACCTTCCGCATTCTGTCCGAGGACAGCAGCGGCTCGCAGGACGGCTCCGACAATATCGGCAACCGGCTCTATACCGTTACCGTCACGGCGGCGCCGACCATCGTGGTCGACCCGGCCACGATTCCGGGCGCCACCGTCGGCGCCGCCTATAGCCAAACGTTCACCGCCAGCGGCGGCACCTCGCCGTACACCTTCGCGATCTCGGCGGGCGCCTTGCCGGCCGGCCTGACGCTCGCGAGCGGCGGCGGCCTGACCGGCACGCCGACCGCGGCGGGCACCTTCAACTTCACCGTGCGCGCCACCGATGCCAACACTTTCACCGGCACTCGTGCCTACACCCTGACCGTTGCCGCGCCGACGACCTCGATCGCACCTACGACCCTGCTGAACGGCACCGTCGCGGCGGCCTATAGCCAGTCCATTACCGCGAGCGGTGGTATCGCGCCGTATACCTATGCGATCACCGCCGGCGCGTTGCCGGCGGGCTTGAGCCTGAGCAGCGCGGGCCTGTTGAGCGGCACTCCGACCGCGGGCGGCAGCTTCAATTTCACCGTCACCGCGACCGGCAGCAGCACCGGCACCGGCGCTCCGCATACCGGTTCGCGCGCCTACACCCTGGTCATCGCCGCGCCGACGATCAACCTGCCGGCGACCACTCTGGCCAACGGCACGGTCGCCGTGGCCTATGGCGCCACCCTCAACGCCGCCAGTGGCGGTACCGCGCCGTACACTTATGCGCTGAGTGCCGGCGCGCTGCCGCCCGGCATCAGCCTGAGCAGCGCCGGCGTGTTGTCGGGCACGCCCACCGCGGCCGGCACCTTCAACTTCGCCGTGATCGCGACCGACAGCAGTACCGGCACCGGCGCGTACAGTTCGGCGCCGCGCGGCTATTCGCTGCAGATCATCAACATCCCGCCGGTCGCCAATGCGGTCTCGGCCAGCGTCGCCTACAACAGCGGCGCCAACCCGATCACCTTGAACATCACCGGCGGCGTGCCGACCTCGGTGGCCGTCGGTACGGCGCCGCTGCACGGCACCGCGATCGCCAGCGGCACCTCGATTACCTACCAGCCGACGGCGGGTTATGCCGGTCCGGACAGCTTCACCTACACCGCGAGCAACGGCGCCGGCACTTCGGCACCGGCGACGGTCACCATCACGGTGAGCCCGCCGACGATCACCGTGACCGCCTCCAGCCCGCTGACCGCGCAGATCGGCGTGGTGTATACGCAGACCTTCACCTGGTCCGGCGGCACCCAGCCGTTCAGCGGTTACAACGTGACCGGCCTGCCTGCCGGTTTGAGCATCATCGGCACCACCGGCAACAGCGTGACCGTCAGCGGCACGGCGACCGCGGCCGGTACTTTCCCGCTCAACGCCAGCGCAATCGACAGCAGCACTGGCGACGGTCCGTTCACCGTCGGCCAGGCCTTCGTCCTGTCGGTGAGTGCGCCGACGCTGAGCATGACCCCGGCCGCAGGCACCTTGTCCGCGACCTATGGCAGCGTCTATAGCGAGACCTTCGTCGCCAGCGGCGGCACCCTGACTTACGCCTACAGCGTATCGGCAGGCGCTTTGCCGGCCGGCCTGAGCCTGGACGGCGGCACCGGCGTGTTGTCGGGTACCCCGACCGTGACCGGTTTGTTCACCTTCTCGGTCCGCGCCGTCGACAGTTCCACCGGTTCCGGTGCGCCGTTCTCGCGCACCCAGAACTACGTGCTGCAGGTCGCTGCCCCGACCATCGTGATCGCACCGGCCACCGTGCCGGGCGCGCAGATCGGTGCGAGCTACAACGAAGCGTTGAGCGCGAGTGGCGGCATCGGCCCGTATAGCTTCGCGGTGACCGCCGGCGCTTTGCCGGCCGGCGTGAGCCTGAGCTCGACCGGAACCATCGCCGGTACGCCGACTGCGGGCGGTACCTTCAACTTCACCGTCACTGCGAGCGACGCCAACGCCCAGACCGGTTCGCGCGCCTTTGCGCTGACCGTCGCGGCGGCGACCATCAGCGTTGCGCCGACGACGCTGCCGGCAGGCGGTGTGGCCCAGGTCTACAGCCAGACCTTGACCGCGTCCGGCGGCACGCCCGGTTACACCTTCGCGATCACCACCGGCGCCTTGCCGGCCGGCCTGAGCCTGGCCAGCAACGGCACGCTCAGCGGCACCCCGACCGCGGGCGGCAGCTTCAACTTCACCGCCACCGCGACCGACAGCAGCAGCGGCAGCGGCCCATACACAGGTTCGCGCGCCTACACCCTGAGCATCGGCGCCTCGACCGTGGTGTTGCCGCCGACCTCGTTCGCCGGCCCGACCGTCGCATCGCCCTACAGCGCCAACATCAATGCGGCCACCGGCGGCACTGCGCCCTACAGCTATGCCGTGGTCTCCGGCTCGCTGCCGCCCGGCATGAGCTTCAGCAGCGCCGGCCTGATCAGCGGCACGCCGACGGCACCGGGCACGTTCAACTTCAGCGCGACCGCAACCGACAGCAGCACCGGCACCGGTCCCTACACCTCGGCGCCGCAGAGTTATTCGTTGACGGTCGCCGACATAGCGCCGGTCGCTAATCCGGTCTCGGCCACAGTGGCCTACGG is a window of Lysobacter antibioticus DNA encoding:
- a CDS encoding Ig-like domain-containing protein yields the protein MSNRSDALRPSTPMFTQAGFGHSDSRHPVALVEDSVRGFKRYEPLAAADLVTNSVDGATSTVALRGSIGSGASLSYSIVESPRHGAVSLQDGQATYTPDPDFEGVDTYTYRVHAGDASVDAVVAVTSIRGRALPPSAAAAL
- a CDS encoding GNAT family N-acetyltransferase codes for the protein MHSAAPLSFPQERSGIGPLPASLSGRGIGLRAACGEDIDWLRLLYRDLRAPEFAELGWPQSALHAFLDQQFMLQHVHYLRHYGEAEFLIVEQAGRPVGRFYLLREAREHLLVDISLAPASCGQGLGGALIAMAQQEAAALGRGMRLHVESANTAAQQLYDRLGFRVVEALPTHIMMRWTPAQG
- a CDS encoding phage tail protein, with protein sequence MSEPFVGEIRLFGFGRTPNGWFPCDGSLQPISEYEVLFTLIGTTYGGDGQSTFAVPDLRSRVPIHSGTGPGLSNYVIGQASGSESVTLIGTQMPAHTHTMFATTSLATSNTPAANVQPGALSGDTMYLTDITGLPPIPEAATAVTPAGNTQPHANLMPTLTVQYCIAWAGIFPQQS
- a CDS encoding phage tail protein, whose product is MTEVFLGQIITVGFNFAPKGFAFCAGQILPIAQNQALFSLLGTTYGGNGQTTFQLPDLRSRTPVGFGQSADGGWNPTAYQLGETGGVENVTLLTTQLPAHNHGLVGTSANANSRGARDSLYGNCTIPLYADVGGPQVALSQAVLGSSGGTQPHNNLQPYLAINFCIALSGIFPSRN
- a CDS encoding DUF6916 family protein, yielding MELLTLEHFAAHVNETYSAQLNDNEVPFVLVEARALSTRPQQGERAAFSLLFRNGSSFLFPQQIYMMRHDSIGEVGIFLVPVAREREGFLYQAIFN
- a CDS encoding phage tail protein gives rise to the protein MTEPFIGQIQIFGFNFAPRGWAFCNGATLAIQQNTALFALLGTQYGGNGTTTFQLPNFVNRAGCNQSPVGSPPGLTPHQIGENFGSNSVTLTTQEMPAHTHTMQIYNQNDVSKRQSAPANGVALGSPAASAFTSAPTANSPFPPNMIGPTGGGQPHENRQPYLAMNFCIALQGIFPSFP